In Helianthus annuus cultivar XRQ/B chromosome 9, HanXRQr2.0-SUNRISE, whole genome shotgun sequence, the following are encoded in one genomic region:
- the LOC110875205 gene encoding uncharacterized protein LOC110875205 — protein MSTTSASSDSSSGATPTSNQGEQIPSFTNLANLISIKLDGENYLAWKHHIVTILKTMGLLSYLKKDVSPPAEDSANRAHWEKAYSYVYACLNATLSPSIAHIAIGTSSASELRFVIEETYFQQLFAKQMQLRTEFQIMKKMTFQLQANYDKAKQLADSLKAVGDPITDSSLVLQTLHGLNDNFTPIQLNIESSNVLPTFHQVKSKLLTYEGRLSQQEIHNILVSAMAAMTMKPPHQGNPDRSSPDRSVICQICDKVGHRANNCYQLRYPQSQNYRGGGSCGRWRGGNRRGGRNNGNHWSGSQFSSGCAWSNKKSPIYYTTCH, from the coding sequence ATGTCAACCACATCTGCATCATCAGATTCTTCATCTGGTGCAACTCCAACATCAAACCAAGGTGAACaaattccaagttttacaaaTCTTGCCAATCTAATTTCTATCAAATTAGATGGTGAAAATTATCTAGCGTGGAAACATCATATAGTCACAATACTTAAGACTATGGGACTTTTATCTTACTTAAAGAAGGATGTCTCTCCTCCTGCAGAAGACTCTGCTAATCGAGCCCACTGGGAGAAGGCATACAGTTATGTCTATGCTTGCTTGAATGCAACATTATCTCCTTCAATTGCTCACATCGCAATAGGTACTTCATCAGCCTCTGAATTACGGTTTGTTATAGAAGAAACATATTTTCAACAACTTTTTGCCAAACAAATGCAACTAAGAACAGAATttcaaataatgaaaaaaatgacCTTTCAATTACAAGCTAACTATGACAAAGCTAAACAGCTGGCTGATTCATTAAAGGCAGTCGGTGATCCAATCACCGACTCGTCACTTGTTCTACAAActttacacgggttgaatgataACTTCACTCCAATCCAACTAAATATTGAAAGCAGCAACGTATTACCAACATTTCATCAAGTGAAATCAAAACTACTCACGTATGAGGGTCGACTAAGCCAACAAGAAATTCACAACATACTTGTTAGTGCGATGGCAGCTATGACTATGAAACCACCACATCAGGGAAACCCCGATCGCTCAAGCCCCGATCGCTCGGTCATCTGTCAAATATGTGATAAAGTTGGCCATCGAGCAAATAATTGCTACCAACTTCGATATCCTCAATCGCAGAATTATCGAGGAGGTGGTAGTTGCGGCCGTTGGCGTGGTGGAAATAGGCGTGGTGGTCGGAATAATGGAAATCACTGGAGCGGTAGTCAATTTTCCTCTGGTTGTGCTTGGTCTAACAAAAAATCTCCTATCTATTACACAACTTGTCATTGA